A portion of the Papilio machaon chromosome Z, ilPapMach1.1, whole genome shotgun sequence genome contains these proteins:
- the LOC106717284 gene encoding ubiquitin-conjugating enzyme E2 K: MSQINRRAKRDFKEIQRNYQVLKDKSIFIRNLTPLYNRFVARIKGPRQTPYQSGKFLLRIVLDADYPASPPEVRFLTHVWHPNIHPCKGYICLDILAERWTPELSLRTMLLSIQVLLSAPEPDDPLSLPVGLQCKEQPEEFRATAQFWTYIYAKGQFTVYEYQQKLATFVSLGVQQNLALSLLSNNHWNLEDAIDTHATITLINSIPIYEIQH, from the exons atgtcgcAAATCAACAGACGGGCAAAGCGAGACTTCAAGGAAATACAGCGCAATTATCag GTTTTAAAGGATAAATCgatatttataagaaacttAACACCACTATACAATCGTTTTGTAGCCAGAATTAAGGGCCCACGTCAAACACCGTATCAAAGCGGCAAATTTCTTCTGAGGATTGTACTAGATGCAGATTATCCTGCATCTCCGCCTGAG GTCAGGTTTCTTACACATGTGTGGCATCCGaatatccatccatgtaaGGGCTATATCTGTTTAGATATCCTAGCCGAGAGATGGACTCCGGAATTGTCTTTGAGGACCATGCTTCTCTCCATCCAAGTGCTCCTATCTGCACCTGAACCGGATGATCCTCTTTCATTACCAGTCGGCCTGCAATGCAAAGAGCAACCGGAAGAATTCCGTGCGACTGCCCAATTTTGGACATATATTTATGCCAAAGGTCAATTCACAGTATATGAGTACCAACAGAAACTTGCAACATTTGTTAGTTTGGGAGTTCAACAGAATCTGGCATTATCTTTATTATCCAATAACCACTGGAACTTGGAGGACGCCATTGATACACATGCCACTATCACTCTAATAAATTCGATTCCGATCTATGAAATACaacattaa